One Falco peregrinus isolate bFalPer1 chromosome 10, bFalPer1.pri, whole genome shotgun sequence genomic window, GTGCTAGTTTTCCAATTGGGGAGGGAGGAACAGGGATGCAGTATTTTGAGATGCTTCATGAGCATCTTGCCTGTGATACGATGACGAAGCCACGCCAGGTGCTTTTGACGTCCTGGGGTGACGTGTGTGGCCCTGCCTTTCAGAGTTTGATGGAGAATCGGTCGGATGACAGCGGGAACTGTTGTTATCACCGGGGGAATCCTAGCGACGGTGATCCTACTGTGCATCATTGCCGTGCTCTGCTACTGTAGGCTACAGGTGAGCGCCGCAGCTGTCTGTCCCCTGTCTGGCCACGGaccccagcagcgtggcagCTCCtcaggctcctgctgcaggaggggtcTCGAAGGGGAGTTCTTGTCTgtctgtggtgggcagggagtTGAAACCCCCTTTCCCCCAAGGTGCTGCAGTTATGTCCTTTCCTCCTCCGGGCCCAGGGGTGTTCCCCTAAGGCTTCTGAGTCTCTGCAGTGCTTGGTAATTGAGGTGTAGGCTTGGCTGGCTTTGCGATACCAGATggagatttttatgttttattccaccaccaccaccaccaccacccccgcccTGTAAATTAAACGAGGAGGCTTTCAACAACAGCTAGCTACAAcctcctgctttttaaaagttaatgtGAAGTCTGTGCCATGCAGCAGTGCCTGTGTGATGAAAAGCACAGCGGTTACTCGGAGGAGTCTCTAACTGGCACGGGAAAACCTCCTCTCCACTCCCAGCGAGGTTTGCAAGGGGAAGGTGGGTTCCCCAGCAGCACGCTGGGATCCAGGCTTTGTCTGGCTTCTGGTGCTTTGCAGGACCTGGGTTCTgatggagcagagcagccaggagctggcGGAGGGCTTCTCTGGCAGGGGGAcgaggggagcggggagggggcagggctggctgtgaaGGCAAATCTGCCCGCCAGCTGCTCCGCTTCCCCTCACACAGCCCCGTCCCTTCCCTGCAGTACTACTGCTGCAAGAAAGATGACTCcactgaggaagaggaggaggaggaggaggaagaggaagagccCGACCTTCCCACACACTCGCACCTCGGCATGTGCAACGCCTGCAGCTCCCGCATGGTGGACGGCCagggcagccccgcgccccccctcAGCGAGCTCAACCACCACGGGGCTCACAACTACTGCCCGACCTGCTCCCCATACGGCTCCCCCTTTTACATCCAGACTCCTGACATGGTGCGCAACGGGGGCGAGAGGGTCACCTACGCCCCCGCGTGCTACAAGGAGATGGGGCCGCCCATCAACATGGCCACCCTGCAAAGCTACCCGGTGAGCCGCCACGGCCTCCTCCGCGAGAGCTTCCCGAACCCGCGGGCTATCAGCACGGAGGTGTAGTCACCATTGCCACTAGCACAGGGTGTCCCCAGCCGGCGCATGCTCGAGGGACGGGGCTTTtcacttgtcttttttttgggggggggggctcctgCAGAGAGGACCCCATAAGCCCAGCCTGAGACCAGCACGGTCCTCCTGCTGAACTGCCCGGCACGGCTAAGCTGTACGGGCGGGAAGATGAGAGAGACCTCAAAGGGCGACGTTAAACCGGCCACCTCCGAACCCATCGTAAGTGTCATTATTATTCTACTCTATCTCCTGAAGGGACTTGTCTAACGAGGGCTATGTACAGTACAACCTAATTTAATTACCCCCAGCTTCCCGAGCCCA contains:
- the FAM163A gene encoding protein FAM163A, producing the protein MTAGTVVITGGILATVILLCIIAVLCYCRLQYYCCKKDDSTEEEEEEEEEEEEPDLPTHSHLGMCNACSSRMVDGQGSPAPPLSELNHHGAHNYCPTCSPYGSPFYIQTPDMVRNGGERVTYAPACYKEMGPPINMATLQSYPVSRHGLLRESFPNPRAISTEV